GAAGGGCGCCGGATGCCTGAGGCGGGCGCCCCCGACTGCTTCCAACCTGCCCTTTCTCCGCCCTTTGGGCAAATCTTAACCGCGCAGACTCACCTTGAACTGCCACCCTTCTCCGCCCAAGCCGACGCCAGCCGGAACCACCCTCAATAAGTGTTACAGTTTCAGCGACTTAACCCCCTCCGTCCGTTACCTCGCCGTATCCTCACCAGATCCACACCGTATCCACACCGTGGATACACACTTGACACCTCTTGTGGCTCCCCAAGCGCAACCCACTACAGCTAGTGGTGCCAGGGCCAGGAAAATGGCAGTGCGGGAGTTTAAGCCTTCAGGCAGTTCTCTACGGCAATGAGTGGGACCGGCTCATGTCTTCCCGAGTCTGGCCACGGCGGTCTTCATCTCACTCAAGTGGGTGTCAGCACTGGGACTGTCAGTCACATGAGCGATCTTGCCGTCCAAGCCGATGAGAAAGCTGACACGTCGGGCCATGTTCCGTCCGGTCAGCCTGACCCCGAAAGCATCGGCGATCCTGCCGTCCGTGTCTGCGAGCAGGGGAAAGTTCAGCTTGTACTTGGCGATGAACTTCTGGTGGCTGTCAGCCGAGTCGAAGCTGACGCCGACAACTTCGACCTTATCCTTCTTCAGGTCGGCCATGCCGTCACGAAAGCCGCAGGCTTCCCGGGTGCAGCCGGGAGTATCGTCCTTGGGATAAAAGTAGAGCAGCACGGCCTTCTTGCCGACGCTATCGGCTAGTTTCCAGGTCTTGCCATCCTGGTCCTTGCCCTCGATGAGCGGCGCGGCTTCGCCCACCTTGGGTGCCTGGGCCGCGCAGGCAGTGCCAACGGTGAGAACGGTCGCGCAAGCGACGGCCAGCGGAACCAGCAGGCTGAATGAGCTTATCTTCATACGTATCCTTCCATGGCAGTTATCAGACAATCATCGTGGCAAAAGCCGGGTTTGGCAAGCTGCTGAAGGCCGGGAAAGCGCAAGCCCAGGCGAAACTCTGCGCGCAAGAAGAGGTTGCCACACCCCGCCAACCAACCCTCCACCTCAACGCCTATTTGGTGGTTACTGTTCTGTCCGCGCTCCCGACACTTCCCCCTTCGAAGACCGGGACGGTGCTGCGGCCGGAGCCGGCGCAGCTTCGGCTTTCCGGGGCTGGCTGGCAGGCCGGCGGCGAAGCTTATTCTGGAACAGAAGCTGCCAGACCATGATCAGGGCCTCGCTGATGATATGGCCGGACATCTTGGAATGACCCTGAAAGCGTTCCGTAAAGATGATCGGCACCTCGACGACTCGCAGGCCTTGCCGCCACAGCTTGTGCGTCATCTCGATTTGGAAGCTGTAACCGTTGGAGTGGATTTCATCGAGCCGGCTGGCCTCGAGGGCGCGGCGCCGGAAACACTTGTACCCGCCAGTCGGGTCGGTGATGGGCATCCCCGTGATGAGCCGGACATAGGTCGCGGCGGACTTGCTGAGCATCAGGCGGCCCAGGGGCCAGTTGATGATGCGAATGCCATTGAGGTAGCGCGAGCCCAGGACCAAATCAGCGTTCCGGGCCGCCTCCAGGAACATCGGGATGTCGTCCGGGTTATGGGAGAAATCGCCGTCCAGCTCGAAGATGAACTCGTAGTCGCGCTCCAGCGCCCATTTGAAACCCGCGATGTAAGCCCGACCCAGGCCGCCCTTCTCCGTGCGGTGCAAAACATGAATCGAGCGATGCTTGGCGGCCAGTTCATCCGCCAGCTTGCCGGTGCCATCGGGCGAATTGTCGTCCACCACCAGCATGTCCACGGCAACCGGAAGGCCGAGAATCCGTTGTGCCAGCGGGAGAATGTTCTCCCGCTCATTGTAAGTCGGCACAACGACAAGTGTCTTGTTCATGCAGCTAGAGCCCGAGGATAAATAGGCGACCTTGGCGCCGAAGACAAGCGGGATTTCTCCAGCGTGTGTGCCACTCAACTCGCGGTCCGGCTCATGGCACGTCTGACTGGAGCGTCCTCAGACGCTCGGCAACCACCATGGCTTCTTGGCTGCCGGGCCGGGCCGAGGACAGAAACCGCTGGTAATATCGGACTGCCGCATTGGTGTCGCCCTTCTGGCGGGCGATTTCCGCCAACCCTTGCCAGCCCTGGTAATCTCCGGGGAATCCCTGAAGCAGCGCCTGATAGTCGGCCTCCGCAGCGTCCAGCTGGTCCGTCCGGAAATAGGCAAGGGCGCGGCCGATCCGGGCAGCGTATGTGTTGGTCAGGGACAACGAACGCGTCAGGGCTGGAATGGCGTTCGTGTAATCCCCGACCAGGTTGGAGAAAGCGCCTTTGGCAAGCAGGACGAAGGGATCGTCGGGGGTGAGCTTCAATTGCCGGTCGGTGACATGGAGCACATTGGAGTAACTATGGTACGTCGCGAATGTGGTCGCGGCTCGGTTTAAGAGGGCCACGTCACCCGGCCGTGAAGCCAGCAACGAGTAAATGATCCGCTCGGCATTGGCCGCGTTGGTCTTGACAAACCACGACCCGGCCTCGAGGAGCGCCAGTTCGGCCTGGATCGGCTCGCTGAGCGGTTGCAGCTTGGGGTCAGCCCGGATGCGGGCAACGATTTGGAGGGCCCGGTCGGGCATTCGTGTGCTGTTGAGCAATCCGCCGAACGCCAGTTGGACGGGGATCTCGCCCGGAGCCAGCGCCATGGCGCGCTCGAACTGCTGGCCGGCCTGCCGCCCGAATCCTTCCGTCGCGTAGGCCACTCCCAGTTGGAAGCAGTAAGTCGGATCATCGAACGGGCCGTTTCGGGTAAGGAGTTGGTTCCAATTGCGATACTTGCCAAGTTGATCCTGTTGGGTGTTGGAGCGAAGCACGGTCATTTTCGCGCCCGCCAGCAGGTTGCTGTTGCACTGGAGGTTGACCCGTGCGGGGACGTTATCCGCGTTAAGCTTCAGGGCCAATTCGAAGCATGGTGTGGCTGGTTGCGGACGGCCATTGCGCTGGAGCGTCACACCCCAGGAATTCAAGGCCGCGGAGTACCACGGGGCCAGTGCCTGGGCCGAAACGGGGGGCGACAGTTCGAGATGTCCCAGCTTCATCAGGCGGCCTGCAAAACCGGATTGGAGGCGTCCTGGTGGGTCCAGCAACCGCAGTAGGGGATTCACACCAGCCTCGATGGCGCGCTGCCAGAAGGCCTCGTTTTCGGCCATTTGGGTGGAAGTGAGGGGCGGGCCGGTGAAGGAATTCGTTGGGTAGGATTTCAGTTCATAAATCATGCCGCGCGGTTCCAGGTTAAAGCGTTCGGGCAAAAGCCCGAGACCCGGCTGCAAATAGAAGACACGATTGTTCTCCGTCAACCGGATCAGAAGCTGCAGGTGCTCAAGCACATTCAGCGGACCGTCGGCAGGAGATGGCAAGTCAGCGGCCAGGGTCAGTTTTGGGCCGGGGGCCAATTCGGGCCATCGCCCGGAATGCCTCCGCTCCAGGTAGGCACGGTATTCTGGCAAGGACAGCGCAGGCGTCTCCGCCAGTAGATAGCTCGCGGCGTTGGTCCCGCGGGCCAACGCAGCCTCGATCAGCGCCAGGCGCAGGGAATCCTCCGCGAGCATAACTCCACCTTCCGGGGGCAGGGATTGAACGAGCCATCCGGCATATTGGGCGAGGTGGGGCCCATTGGCGGCACGAATGGCAGGAAAGTTCTTCAGCAGCAGACCCGTCAGGGTCAGCCCAAGCAGAACATAAACAAGCGCGGGCGCCGCCCAACCCAGTGCGCGCCGCAGAATCCGGCGGCTCCGGGAATAGCGGCTGAAAACGAGCAAGAAGAAGCCGCTGTAGTAACCAATACTCAGCGCGCTGAGATAGTAGAGCGGCAGAAAGGGAAGCGCGAATCCGAGCCGGGAGCCGATGTGCCGCGGGCTGATAGGGGGATCGAAGGCAACCCAGACGCACACCAACAGCAGGAAGACATGGGAGAGGTATATAATAAGCGAGACCAGGTCGAGCTGGCCCCAGCTTTTGTTGCTGGCAAATGCGCGCCACTTTATGCTCAGTAGCAGCACCGGCAGCAGGGAAACCGCGACCAGCAGCAACGCCACGTCACGATGGCGGCGAACGAATGCGTTGGAAAGGAACAGGAGGATGTTCTTGTAGGAACTCGCGATCGCCCGCAATGCCTGCCAGAATCCGACCGTTGAATCGGGCGCAACCGCACACACCAGCGGCAGCACAAAGAGGAGCGACAGCCCGGCCAGCCCCAGCAACGCCATTCGCAGAATGAAGCGCAAGTCTGCCGCGACCGCGGGCCGGGCGGATTGCCAGCCGGACCGCTCGATGCGACGGAAGAAGCGCAGCTTGAAGAAGCTTAAGCCCCGGGTCCAGAGGACGGCCACAACGAAGAGCGGCAGGAGACCAACCATGGACCAACTATTGGCCATGGCAGCCCCGCAAACCAGCGAGGCCCGATCCAGCCATGTCCGCCGCTGATCAAGCCGATATTCCAGCAGACATCGGACAATATAAGCAAACAACAACAGGTCCAATATTTCCCCGGACGCGGCGGTGGCATTCTCCCAGAAGCTGAGTTGCAACCCCAGCGCGGTCGCTGCCAGGACAATTGGCACCCAGGCAGCAGACACAGACAGCAGCGCATGTTTGTCCTCAACCAGAACACGCTGTTCCTCCAAACGGTCATGAGGCAGCAACGCCACGGAGCGCGCCAGCAGGGCAACCGTCAGCGACGCGCCAATGGCTGTAAGGAGGTTCAGCGCCAAAGGCACGGCCTGCGCAGGCAGCAAATGGCAAGGCAGGGTGAGCAAGAACAGCAACGGCTGCGAGAGCATCGGCCGCCAATTCCAACCGTTGACCATGGCCGCCAGTTGCACGCTGCTGAGCGTCACCCAGTGGTTGAGCGTGGCCAGATAGAGCAGCAGGGCTGTCGCCGCGATGAGCCAGGGCAACCCCTTACGGAGAAAGCCGCCTTCCGTTGTCAGCGGGGCTTCCGGGATCATGCAGGTAAACTCGTGTTCATCCAACTGGTACAGGTCTCAACAGCTCAAGCGTGGGGTGGAGGAGGCCCCCTGTCAACCCAGCAGTCGGGCGTGGAACTTCCACTTTACGGCCGATGCGGCAACAAGGTCTTGAGCGGGCAGTCGGCGCAACGAGGCCGGCGCGCGCGGCAGAAGTCCTTGCAGGTAATAACCAGTTGGGCGTGGTAGTCTTGCCAGTAATCGAGCCGGGCCCGGCGCGGCTTATGATCCAGCGCCGATTCGCAGAGGCCCTGCAATTCTGCGTAGGAGCTGTCGCCCCCGCTCCAGCCATGCCGCTGAAAGATGCGCTTCGTGTAGGCATCAATGACAAAGCGGTGATGCCCCCCCGCGTAAAGCAACATGCTGTCGGCGGTCTCGGGGCCGATGCCGTGGATCGCGAGCAGGCGCTCGCGCACGGCGGCGGTGTCCCCGGCGAACAGGCGCGAGAGGTCCCCGCCAAATCCCTCGACCAACACCCGGAGGAACGAGCGCAGCCGCCGGGCCTTCACGTTGAAGTAACCCGCCGGTCGAATCAGCGCCGCCAGCTCCGATTCTCCCAGGGCAAAGAGCTTGGCCGGCTCCAACACGCGGGCAGCTTTGAGGTTCGCGATGGCGCGCTCCACGTTGCTCCAGCTGGTGTTCTGCGTGAGGATCGCCCCGACACAGACCTCGAATGGCGTCTCGCCCGGCCACCAGTGCTGATGCCCGAAATGCGCCCGCATCAATCTATAGGCGCGTCGTAACGCCTCCACCCGCGCCGGCACCGGATGACTGGACAACTTAGCCATGTGCCTGATATAGCAGCTTCACACTCCTTCGCCAGACAGAAGGGCAGGCGCCGCGGTGATGGTCATACCCTGCTGCCGTTGCCGAAGCGCCGGGTCCAACGTCAACGTCCGTCCAACTGGAGCTCCTTCAAGCGTGCGCTGACCAGCTTGGCTTCCTCGGTATCCGGCGGCGCGTTGGTCAGGTACATTCGGTAATTCCTGATGGCGGCGGGAGCGTCCTGTTGCCGGTAAGCAATCTCCCCCAGGCCGAACCATGCCTGGTACGAGCGGGGCAGCGCCTGGGCAACCGCTTCGTAATCCCGCCGGGCGGCATCGAGCTTGCCGAGTTGGAGATAAGCAATGGCTCGATTCAATTGTGCGGCATAGTTGTTGGTTTGGGCGGTGAGCAAGTGGGTGAACGGTCCAACCGCATCGTCATAGGCCTTCGACTGGAGCAGGGAAACCGCTTTGAGAAACAAGGCGTTATCATCCTCGGGCCTGGTTTGGAGCAGCTGGTTCGCGGTGGCCAAAGCGTTCGAATAGTTACCCGTGTGGATGAAGAGCCGGGCCAGCCAGTGGCGGGCATCGGTCAGATCAGGGGCCAGGGCCTGCACGCGGTTGAACTGCCGGATGGCCTGGCGGTAGAGCCCATTCCGGGCAAGCGCAACGCCAACCTGGTAACAGAAGTTGGGCTCGGCAAAAGGGCCGTCCTCCTGCAGGACCTGGTCCCATTCGCGCCGCCGGCCGAACTTGTCGGCAACAGCTTTGGCCGGCTGGAGGGCGGGCGACTGGCCGGCTTGCAAGGCCTGGTTGAATTCCTGATTGACCTGGGCTGCCACGTTGTCCGGATTCAATTCGCGCGCCAGGCTGAAGCAGTTCGCCGCTGCCTGACGCGCGCCGCACTCCTGCAATTCGGCGCCCCAATAGTTGAGGGCGCGCGAATAGCCGGCGCCAACGATTTGGGCGCGGCGGTCAGGCTCAGCCTTTAGCCGGGCAAGCGTCAGGAACCGTTGTACCGGGTTCCAGTTGGATGGAGGTTTCTTCGGCCGCAGCGCGCGAAGAACAGGCGGGAGCTGCTCCGCGATGGCCGCGTCCCAGAAGGCTTGGTTTCGTGCTATTGCCTCCCGGCTTGGGAGCGGGGCGTCCGAAACGTTGGTGCCGTACGGCTTGAGCTGGTAAACCAAGCCCTGTGCCTGCGCGTAGAATGCTTCAAGGAAATAACCGAAACTGGGATGCAGGTAATACAGGTCGTGGCCCCGGGAAAGGGTCTCCATCAGCCGTATCCGGCCCAGAACGGTGGCGCATTCCGAGAATCGGTTGCTCACCGCACCGCCCAGCTTGAACTGGGGGTGTTGCCTGTCCAGCAGCTCAAGGTAGGCCGGGTCGCCCAGGGAGGTAGCGTCGAGCAGCAAATGGGGGGATGGCTTGCCCGCGCGAGTCATGGCGGCCCGGAAGTAGGATAGCCGGAGGGGATCGTCGCTGAGGATTACACTCGCCCGCGGTGAAAGGGACTGCTCGATCAGGGCACAATACCCCTGCATGGGGTCTCGATTACCGGCCCATATCCGCGGCAGGTTGCGGTAAAGCAGCAAGCCCGGAACCGCGACCAGCAAACACCAGACGCATGCGGGGACCAGCCAGTCAACCAGTTGCGTAATCCTCCGCCGTTTTCGGGTCTGCGGAATTCGGGTTCCAAAGACGAGCAGGAAGTAACCGCTGAAGTAGCCGACGCTAAGCGCCCCCAGGTAGTAAAAGGGGAGAAAGGCAAATCCCAGGCCCCGGTGACGCGGGCTTACCGGGCAGTCGAGCGCGACCCAAATGGCAGCGATGAGAAAGGACCCGTGAATGAGATGGAGCACACTGTGGGTAGCCAGACGCACCCAGCCGCGGGAGGACGCGCGCAGCAGCTTGCCCCAGCGGGTGATTCCCATGAACAGGATGGGCAACACCGAAGTCAGGCTCAGCAGCAGAACCACGTTGCGCGGAAACCTCAACAGCAGGAACTTGTAGGAGTGCCACACCTGCCGCAGGCCGGACCAGAAATCCAGGTGGCTGGTGTGGGACAGGCTCGCGATCAGGGGCAGCAACAGAAGCAACGACATCGCGCCCAACCCGATCAACGCAAGGCGCAGGACCAGGCGGACATCGGCCTTGAGAGCGGGCGCGACGATCTCCCATCCTATTCGCTCCACGCGCTTGAGGAAGCGCACATTGAACAGGCTAAGCGGTTCGGTCCAAAGGAACGCCAGCACGAAGAATGGCAGGAATCCGGCCATCGCCCAGTTGTTGGCCAGGGCCAGGCCGTAAACGGCCGCGAACCGGTTCAGCCATGCCTGCCGTCGGTCCAGCCGGAATTCGAGCAGACAGCGCACCGCGCACGCGAAGAGCAGCAAATCCAGCATCTCACCCGCCGCCTGCACGGAGTTCTCCCAGAAGGTGAGCTGAAGCCCGCAAACGAGCACTGCCAGGACTGGGGGCAGCCAGGCGCCACGCACGGCAAGCAGCGAGAACCGGCTTCGTTCCGGCAACCGCATCACAGAGCGCGCCAGTTGCGCGAGGGTCAGCGCCGCACAGAGGGCGGCGAGCAAGTTCGCGACCGGGGCGATGACGCTGGCCGGGAGCCAACGCAGCGGATAGGTGACCAGGAAGGTCACCGGGGCGAAGACATTCGGACGCCAGTTCCAGCCGCTCAGCTCGGCCACCTGCCGCAAATTGCCCCAGGAAACACCATGGTTCAGGGTGAGCAAATAGACTCCCAACATGCCGCAAGCCAGCAGCCAGGGCAGCCGGGAGAGCACAACACCCTCCGGCCGCGCAGATTCTGCTTCGGTTGTCATCAAGTCACCACTATTGCAATCATGCTGGCATCACCGACAGGATAAGCCGCCCATTGCTGTCCGGACTCTACCAACCAGCGGCGCGAGCTTCAAATCCAAACCCCTGTTGGCTGCCAGCCATACACCCCGAAGCAGGTTGTTTCCCGGAGCGGCAGATCCGGCACACCCACGCCAGTCATTACGGCCACGGCTGACGCGGCCCAAACCGCGGCGTTGCCTCGCGCCGGGCCAAATTGTGACCTTTCGCAGGCACAGATGGAGGCAATTCGTGTCCGCTTCCTGGACGGTTGCCGACCTGCGGGGCCGGGCGCCTGCCTGCGGGCGCGCGGATTGATGATGGTTCCGCATGTGGCTCGTAAAGTGCTTTCCCCTGGTTCCAAACGGCCTGAGCCGAGAGCAGCCTTATTGGGCGGGGCTTTCCGGATCAGCCACAGAAATGCGCATTCCGCCGCACGGGACATTACGGCAACGCGGGATGCCGACGGAGAACATGGTTATGTATTTAGTCAAATCGTTGAATGCAGTGGCACCCGTTTCAAG
This region of Candidatus Paceibacterota bacterium genomic DNA includes:
- a CDS encoding peroxiredoxin; protein product: MKISSFSLLVPLAVACATVLTVGTACAAQAPKVGEAAPLIEGKDQDGKTWKLADSVGKKAVLLYFYPKDDTPGCTREACGFRDGMADLKKDKVEVVGVSFDSADSHQKFIAKYKLNFPLLADTDGRIADAFGVRLTGRNMARRVSFLIGLDGKIAHVTDSPSADTHLSEMKTAVARLGKT
- a CDS encoding polyprenol monophosphomannose synthase encodes the protein MNKTLVVVPTYNERENILPLAQRILGLPVAVDMLVVDDNSPDGTGKLADELAAKHRSIHVLHRTEKGGLGRAYIAGFKWALERDYEFIFELDGDFSHNPDDIPMFLEAARNADLVLGSRYLNGIRIINWPLGRLMLSKSAATYVRLITGMPITDPTGGYKCFRRRALEASRLDEIHSNGYSFQIEMTHKLWRQGLRVVEVPIIFTERFQGHSKMSGHIISEALIMVWQLLFQNKLRRRPASQPRKAEAAPAPAAAPSRSSKGEVSGARTEQ
- a CDS encoding DUF2723 domain-containing protein, with product MIPEAPLTTEGGFLRKGLPWLIAATALLLYLATLNHWVTLSSVQLAAMVNGWNWRPMLSQPLLFLLTLPCHLLPAQAVPLALNLLTAIGASLTVALLARSVALLPHDRLEEQRVLVEDKHALLSVSAAWVPIVLAATALGLQLSFWENATAASGEILDLLLFAYIVRCLLEYRLDQRRTWLDRASLVCGAAMANSWSMVGLLPLFVVAVLWTRGLSFFKLRFFRRIERSGWQSARPAVAADLRFILRMALLGLAGLSLLFVLPLVCAVAPDSTVGFWQALRAIASSYKNILLFLSNAFVRRHRDVALLLVAVSLLPVLLLSIKWRAFASNKSWGQLDLVSLIIYLSHVFLLLVCVWVAFDPPISPRHIGSRLGFALPFLPLYYLSALSIGYYSGFFLLVFSRYSRSRRILRRALGWAAPALVYVLLGLTLTGLLLKNFPAIRAANGPHLAQYAGWLVQSLPPEGGVMLAEDSLRLALIEAALARGTNAASYLLAETPALSLPEYRAYLERRHSGRWPELAPGPKLTLAADLPSPADGPLNVLEHLQLLIRLTENNRVFYLQPGLGLLPERFNLEPRGMIYELKSYPTNSFTGPPLTSTQMAENEAFWQRAIEAGVNPLLRLLDPPGRLQSGFAGRLMKLGHLELSPPVSAQALAPWYSAALNSWGVTLQRNGRPQPATPCFELALKLNADNVPARVNLQCNSNLLAGAKMTVLRSNTQQDQLGKYRNWNQLLTRNGPFDDPTYCFQLGVAYATEGFGRQAGQQFERAMALAPGEIPVQLAFGGLLNSTRMPDRALQIVARIRADPKLQPLSEPIQAELALLEAGSWFVKTNAANAERIIYSLLASRPGDVALLNRAATTFATYHSYSNVLHVTDRQLKLTPDDPFVLLAKGAFSNLVGDYTNAIPALTRSLSLTNTYAARIGRALAYFRTDQLDAAEADYQALLQGFPGDYQGWQGLAEIARQKGDTNAAVRYYQRFLSSARPGSQEAMVVAERLRTLQSDVP
- a CDS encoding endonuclease III domain-containing protein, translating into MAKLSSHPVPARVEALRRAYRLMRAHFGHQHWWPGETPFEVCVGAILTQNTSWSNVERAIANLKAARVLEPAKLFALGESELAALIRPAGYFNVKARRLRSFLRVLVEGFGGDLSRLFAGDTAAVRERLLAIHGIGPETADSMLLYAGGHHRFVIDAYTKRIFQRHGWSGGDSSYAELQGLCESALDHKPRRARLDYWQDYHAQLVITCKDFCRARRPRCADCPLKTLLPHRP
- a CDS encoding tetratricopeptide repeat protein; translation: MTTEAESARPEGVVLSRLPWLLACGMLGVYLLTLNHGVSWGNLRQVAELSGWNWRPNVFAPVTFLVTYPLRWLPASVIAPVANLLAALCAALTLAQLARSVMRLPERSRFSLLAVRGAWLPPVLAVLVCGLQLTFWENSVQAAGEMLDLLLFACAVRCLLEFRLDRRQAWLNRFAAVYGLALANNWAMAGFLPFFVLAFLWTEPLSLFNVRFLKRVERIGWEIVAPALKADVRLVLRLALIGLGAMSLLLLLPLIASLSHTSHLDFWSGLRQVWHSYKFLLLRFPRNVVLLLSLTSVLPILFMGITRWGKLLRASSRGWVRLATHSVLHLIHGSFLIAAIWVALDCPVSPRHRGLGFAFLPFYYLGALSVGYFSGYFLLVFGTRIPQTRKRRRITQLVDWLVPACVWCLLVAVPGLLLYRNLPRIWAGNRDPMQGYCALIEQSLSPRASVILSDDPLRLSYFRAAMTRAGKPSPHLLLDATSLGDPAYLELLDRQHPQFKLGGAVSNRFSECATVLGRIRLMETLSRGHDLYYLHPSFGYFLEAFYAQAQGLVYQLKPYGTNVSDAPLPSREAIARNQAFWDAAIAEQLPPVLRALRPKKPPSNWNPVQRFLTLARLKAEPDRRAQIVGAGYSRALNYWGAELQECGARQAAANCFSLARELNPDNVAAQVNQEFNQALQAGQSPALQPAKAVADKFGRRREWDQVLQEDGPFAEPNFCYQVGVALARNGLYRQAIRQFNRVQALAPDLTDARHWLARLFIHTGNYSNALATANQLLQTRPEDDNALFLKAVSLLQSKAYDDAVGPFTHLLTAQTNNYAAQLNRAIAYLQLGKLDAARRDYEAVAQALPRSYQAWFGLGEIAYRQQDAPAAIRNYRMYLTNAPPDTEEAKLVSARLKELQLDGR